A portion of the Streptomyces erythrochromogenes genome contains these proteins:
- a CDS encoding ABC transporter permease has protein sequence MDLAPAPRHPLDDRLPGRLPPPGGHPRPRHHRPLGNPRFGFNPDNLTALADPAYRTVLLRSLGYALITCLICLAVAYPVAYAIALRGGRFKNLLIAAIVVPFFANYLVRMYGWSVVLSDDGTKVLQTGAGVVAGLVYGFVVFMIIPLYAAMERMDTSLIEAGRDLYGGPLRTFLYVTVPATRQGAAAGCVLVFLPAMGDFVSAQLMGGPDQIMIGNLIQDKFFQGQNWPLGSALTMLLMVVLFLGMLGYLRRTRKDEAEAAR, from the coding sequence GTGGACCTGGCTCCTGCTCCCCGGCACCCTCTGGATGACCGGCTTCCTGGTCGCCTCCCTCCTCCTGGTGGCCACCCTCGCCCTCGGCACCACCGACCCCTCGGCAACCCGCGCTTCGGGTTCAACCCCGACAACCTCACCGCGCTCGCCGACCCGGCCTACCGCACCGTCCTGCTGCGCTCCCTCGGCTACGCGTTGATCACCTGTCTCATCTGCCTGGCCGTGGCCTACCCGGTCGCCTACGCCATCGCCCTGCGCGGCGGACGCTTCAAGAACCTGCTGATCGCCGCGATCGTCGTCCCGTTCTTCGCCAACTACCTGGTACGGATGTACGGCTGGTCCGTCGTCCTCTCCGACGACGGCACGAAGGTCCTCCAGACCGGCGCGGGGGTCGTCGCGGGACTCGTCTACGGCTTCGTCGTCTTCATGATCATCCCGCTGTACGCGGCGATGGAACGCATGGACACCTCGCTCATCGAGGCCGGCCGCGACCTCTACGGCGGCCCCCTGCGCACCTTCCTCTACGTCACCGTCCCCGCCACCCGACAGGGAGCGGCCGCCGGCTGCGTCCTCGTCTTCCTGCCCGCCATGGGCGACTTCGTCAGCGCCCAGCTCATGGGAGGACCCGACCAGATCATGATCGGCAACCTGATCCAGGACAAGTTCTTCCAGGGCCAGAACTGGCCGCTCGGCTCGGCCCTCACCATGCTCCTGATGGTCGTCCTGTTCCTCGGGATGCTCGGCTACCTGCGCCGCACCCGCAAGGACGAGGCGGAGGCGGCTCGATGA